Proteins encoded in a region of the Zea mays cultivar B73 chromosome 4, Zm-B73-REFERENCE-NAM-5.0, whole genome shotgun sequence genome:
- the LOC109945528 gene encoding uncharacterized protein isoform X1, with amino-acid sequence MLATANAPIASSLPIPAPRRPDLPSPPLASRDAQLGSLSSMSNAYRRGGAVARRGNLRGSPVATQIVLPAARFPPSLRAIQQHPAQCARPSPVPGWVLRSPSATAVSPFSCLASSSSGRPPSLRGCPHCNHCSGGDEVVEGDFQEFQDYDEF; translated from the exons ATGCTTGCAACCGCCAATGCCCCTATTGCCTCGTCGTTGCCGATCCCAGCGCCCAGACGCCCAGATCTCCCCTCTCCTCCCCTAGCCAGCCGGGACGCCCAACTTGGCAGCCTTAGCTCGATGTCCAACGCCTACCGACGCGGCGGCGCGGTGGCTCGGCGGGGCAATCTTCGCGGCTCGCCCGTAGCGACGCAGATCGTCCTCCCCGCAGCCCGCTTCCCTCCGTCCCTGCGCGCCATCCAGCAGCACCCAGCGCAGTGCGCGAGGCCCAGCCCCGTCCCCGGTTGGGTTTTGCGCAGCCCCAGCGCAACAGCAGTCTCGCCATTCTCGTGCCTCGCCTCGAGCTCGTCTGGTCGTCCGCCGTCGTTGCGAG gttgtccgcattgcaaccactgctcaggaggagatgaagtcgtggaaggagacttccaggagttccaagactacgatgaattctag
- the LOC109945528 gene encoding uncharacterized protein isoform X2 translates to MLATANAPIASSLPIPAPRRPDLPSPPLASRDAQLGSLSSMSNAYRRGGAVARRGNLRGSPVATQIVLPAARFPPSLRAIQQHPAQCARPSPVPGWVLRSPSATAVSPFSCLASSSSGRPPSLRECDPSPSFKESTVKLRRPSDQAL, encoded by the exons ATGCTTGCAACCGCCAATGCCCCTATTGCCTCGTCGTTGCCGATCCCAGCGCCCAGACGCCCAGATCTCCCCTCTCCTCCCCTAGCCAGCCGGGACGCCCAACTTGGCAGCCTTAGCTCGATGTCCAACGCCTACCGACGCGGCGGCGCGGTGGCTCGGCGGGGCAATCTTCGCGGCTCGCCCGTAGCGACGCAGATCGTCCTCCCCGCAGCCCGCTTCCCTCCGTCCCTGCGCGCCATCCAGCAGCACCCAGCGCAGTGCGCGAGGCCCAGCCCCGTCCCCGGTTGGGTTTTGCGCAGCCCCAGCGCAACAGCAGTCTCGCCATTCTCGTGCCTCGCCTCGAGCTCGTCTGGTCGTCCGCCGTCGTTGCGAG agtgCGATCCATCTCCAAGCTTCAAGgagtcgacggtcaagcttcgacgaccaagtgatcaagctctctga